A part of Aurantimicrobium sp. MWH-Uga1 genomic DNA contains:
- a CDS encoding 1-phosphofructokinase family hexose kinase, with protein MNAVVTLTPAPVLDRTYLAEDLTVGKVNRAYEVHEYMSGKGLNVARTLHLAKHPVSAVLPIGMQDQYLLFSTPFPQILRIMPVQGRVRVNTTVVERGGRTTNINQQAIPFTTEDWRNVVETTLEQVSDMNADWLVVSGMHPKMIDTGLPIDLSELFARARDLGARVGLDTSGPELKHWGRSGEVNLIKPNADELASLVGHELHTLGEVIDAGRELIETGLEIALVSLGPDGAIAITADEAVWASAIAPEVINTTGAGDAFLAGFLSQVVSPEASAAGRENGTLPKLSPEAALTTGCSWGALAVSLPTTLISSFGDAPKAQLREVDPNYTLLEKATVRY; from the coding sequence GTGAACGCAGTTGTAACCCTGACCCCCGCTCCCGTGCTGGACCGCACGTACCTTGCTGAAGATCTCACTGTCGGCAAAGTGAACCGTGCCTATGAAGTCCACGAGTACATGAGCGGTAAAGGCCTGAACGTTGCCCGCACCCTGCACTTGGCAAAGCACCCCGTCTCTGCTGTGCTGCCCATTGGTATGCAGGACCAATACCTTTTGTTCTCAACACCCTTCCCCCAGATTCTGCGCATCATGCCTGTCCAGGGGCGAGTGCGTGTGAATACGACAGTGGTTGAGCGGGGTGGCCGAACAACCAACATCAACCAACAAGCCATCCCTTTCACCACCGAGGACTGGCGCAACGTCGTCGAGACCACTCTCGAACAGGTTTCAGACATGAACGCGGACTGGCTTGTGGTCTCCGGTATGCACCCGAAGATGATTGATACAGGTCTGCCAATTGACCTGAGTGAGCTTTTTGCCCGTGCACGTGATCTGGGTGCTCGTGTTGGCTTGGACACCTCTGGTCCTGAGCTCAAGCACTGGGGACGCAGTGGCGAAGTCAACCTCATCAAACCCAACGCAGATGAACTTGCTTCACTCGTCGGGCACGAACTTCACACCCTGGGTGAAGTCATTGATGCCGGTCGCGAACTTATTGAGACTGGACTCGAAATTGCACTCGTGAGCCTTGGTCCCGACGGGGCTATTGCCATTACAGCCGATGAGGCAGTTTGGGCAAGCGCTATTGCACCAGAGGTAATAAACACCACTGGTGCTGGCGACGCATTCTTGGCCGGGTTCCTGAGCCAGGTAGTGAGTCCCGAAGCTTCTGCAGCAGGTCGCGAAAATGGCACACTACCCAAGCTCAGTCCGGAGGCAGCACTGACAACTGGCTGCTCCTGGGGAGCTCTTGCTGTGTCACTTCCGACCACATTGATTAGTTCTTTCGGTGATGCACCGAAAGCTCAATTACGTGAAGTTGACCCAAACTACACCCTGCTCGAGAAAGCTACCGTTCGCTACTAA
- a CDS encoding cell wall metabolism sensor histidine kinase WalK translates to MSSAGRAPWTLRRRLTVTMAGLLVVAAALIGVVSVVSLRAFLVDRLDQQITNAVVRSTAAVSNGMEDSRPGHRGDGDDDHDDRPNDALLAPGQAAGTLVAIVDPSGQVTAGVLNNRGAVVAVNLQDTNALASVESNSEPETIHVKGAGEYRAVSVAAQDGSSLVIALPMVEVNAAITQLLIVILIVTGLGVAAAIVVGRALIRYELRPLDRVTDTATRVSELPLDKGDVDLGERLSEEDTDPRTEVGRVGSAFNNMLVHIGRALTARQASEEKVRRFVADASHELRTPLASIRGYAELTRRSSATLPEDVSHSLNRIESEATRMTGLVEDLLLLARLDEGRELEHHQVDLSRIVVDAVSDAHAAGPDHTWDIDIPEVPVEVLGDQARLHQVVVNLLANARVHTPAGSTVRVALEETEDSVHIRVIDNGPGIPADQMPDLFERFTRGDASRTRATGSTGLGLAIVHAVVHAHNGTVTVRSEPGNTEFIVTLPKS, encoded by the coding sequence ATGTCTTCTGCAGGTCGCGCTCCCTGGACTTTGCGTCGTCGCCTCACGGTGACGATGGCTGGCTTATTGGTTGTTGCTGCGGCACTGATCGGTGTTGTCAGTGTTGTCTCACTGCGCGCTTTTCTTGTCGACCGGCTGGACCAGCAAATTACTAACGCCGTTGTGCGCTCAACCGCGGCGGTTTCAAACGGCATGGAAGATAGCCGACCTGGGCATCGGGGCGACGGCGATGATGATCATGACGATCGTCCTAACGATGCACTTCTCGCCCCTGGCCAAGCGGCCGGAACACTGGTTGCCATCGTTGATCCTTCTGGGCAGGTCACCGCCGGAGTTCTCAACAATCGCGGTGCCGTGGTTGCTGTGAACCTCCAAGATACAAATGCTTTAGCATCAGTGGAATCCAACAGCGAACCTGAAACAATTCACGTTAAGGGCGCAGGAGAATATCGTGCAGTTTCCGTTGCTGCCCAAGATGGCTCTTCACTCGTCATCGCGCTTCCCATGGTGGAAGTAAACGCTGCCATCACTCAATTGCTCATCGTGATTTTGATTGTCACGGGGCTGGGTGTGGCTGCTGCCATCGTGGTAGGTCGTGCACTCATACGGTATGAACTTCGTCCACTGGATCGTGTGACAGACACGGCAACTCGAGTGTCCGAATTGCCCCTTGATAAAGGTGATGTCGACCTGGGCGAGCGCCTCAGCGAAGAAGATACGGATCCACGAACAGAGGTAGGTCGCGTGGGTTCAGCCTTTAACAACATGCTGGTGCACATTGGGCGTGCTCTGACAGCACGTCAGGCTAGTGAAGAAAAAGTGCGTCGCTTTGTTGCTGATGCAAGTCACGAACTGAGAACACCACTGGCTTCTATTCGTGGTTATGCCGAACTCACCAGACGCAGTAGTGCCACATTGCCAGAGGACGTCAGTCACTCCCTCAATCGCATTGAGTCAGAAGCAACACGGATGACCGGTTTGGTCGAAGACCTTCTCTTGTTGGCACGACTTGATGAAGGTCGAGAACTCGAACACCACCAGGTTGATCTTTCTCGCATTGTGGTTGATGCGGTTAGTGATGCACACGCTGCCGGTCCAGACCACACGTGGGATATCGATATTCCCGAAGTTCCCGTTGAGGTGTTGGGTGATCAGGCGCGACTTCACCAAGTTGTTGTGAATCTCCTGGCTAATGCACGGGTGCACACTCCAGCAGGTTCAACGGTCCGAGTCGCTCTTGAAGAAACCGAGGACAGCGTCCACATCCGTGTCATTGATAACGGTCCGGGGATTCCTGCAGACCAGATGCCAGATCTCTTTGAGCGCTTTACTCGAGGAGATGCGTCACGTACCCGTGCCACAGGAAGCACTGGCCTCGGTCTTGCTATTGTCCACGCGGTGGTTCATGCCCACAACGGAACAGTGACTGTCAGAAGTGAACCAGGCAATACCGAGTTCATAGTGACCCTACCGAAGTCTTAG
- a CDS encoding response regulator transcription factor — MRLTRADGSPIRVLVVDDEASLTDLLQMALRYEGWEIKTAADGSSAIATARDFRPDAVVLDIMLPDIDGLQVLQRMRADGNDVPVLFLTAKDSLDDRIAGLTAGGDDYVTKPFSLEEVVARLRGLIRRSTLTIDANESPVLVVGDLELDEDSHEVRRAGRPIELTATEFELLRYLMRNPRRVVSKTQILDRVWDYDFGGKSSVVEIYISYLRKKIDAEGSPMLHTVRGAGYMIKPAD, encoded by the coding sequence ATGCGCCTCACCCGCGCTGATGGTTCCCCCATTCGCGTTCTCGTCGTCGACGATGAAGCTTCCCTCACTGATCTACTACAGATGGCCCTTCGATATGAGGGTTGGGAAATCAAGACTGCCGCCGATGGCTCCTCTGCCATCGCCACGGCGCGTGATTTCCGACCCGATGCCGTCGTTCTTGACATCATGCTTCCTGATATTGATGGTCTTCAGGTTCTCCAGCGTATGCGGGCAGACGGTAACGATGTACCTGTGCTGTTCCTCACCGCGAAAGATTCCCTTGATGACCGTATTGCAGGCTTGACCGCTGGTGGTGATGACTATGTCACGAAGCCCTTCAGCTTAGAAGAAGTTGTGGCCAGGCTTCGAGGATTGATTCGTCGATCAACCTTGACTATTGATGCCAATGAAAGCCCTGTCTTGGTCGTAGGTGATTTGGAACTGGATGAAGATAGCCACGAGGTTCGTCGTGCAGGGCGACCTATCGAACTCACGGCCACTGAGTTTGAATTATTGCGCTATCTCATGCGCAACCCCCGCCGCGTCGTGAGCAAGACACAAATTCTTGACCGTGTGTGGGACTACGACTTCGGGGGAAAGAGTTCCGTCGTAGAGATTTACATCTCTTATCTGCGCAAAAAGATTGATGCAGAAGGTTCACCCATGTTGCACACTGTGCGCGGTGCTGGCTACATGATTAAGCCAGCCGACTAA
- a CDS encoding YqaJ viral recombinase family protein yields the protein MPETKPQAEFPHIAYLDRLVTDGTDEAAWLRARARGITATDVAKLNSVNAIPTAALEKLRGSTFTGNVFTDHGKAREPVIAAWVKENFSINPSSALFHAEPEPRHLATPDGIGVIDETLVLAEIKTSQKPFEGVPAGYLRQVYWQQYVLGAERTLFVWEQHENFVPISDTPKHIWIERDERAIRELVYLANGLIGELHRLTN from the coding sequence ATGCCCGAGACAAAGCCACAGGCAGAATTCCCACATATTGCCTATCTCGATCGTCTTGTCACGGACGGAACAGACGAAGCTGCGTGGCTTCGTGCCCGTGCTCGTGGAATTACTGCCACCGATGTGGCCAAGCTCAATAGCGTTAACGCCATCCCGACTGCAGCTTTAGAGAAACTTCGCGGATCCACCTTTACCGGCAATGTTTTCACTGACCATGGCAAAGCACGCGAACCGGTCATCGCTGCCTGGGTGAAAGAAAACTTTTCCATCAACCCCAGCTCTGCGTTATTCCACGCAGAGCCCGAACCTCGGCATCTTGCCACCCCAGATGGCATTGGAGTCATTGATGAGACTCTCGTGCTTGCCGAGATAAAAACTAGTCAAAAGCCCTTCGAGGGTGTCCCTGCCGGATATCTTCGTCAGGTCTATTGGCAGCAATATGTTCTTGGCGCAGAAAGAACGTTGTTCGTCTGGGAACAGCATGAGAACTTTGTTCCCATTTCAGATACTCCCAAACACATCTGGATCGAGCGCGACGAGCGTGCAATCCGTGAACTTGTGTATCTTGCCAACGGACTTATTGGTGAACTCCACCGTCTCACAAACTAA
- a CDS encoding GNAT family N-acetyltransferase, which produces MSLPEIPILEGDYVRLEPLSNERAEELSAACEDGKLHELWYTAIPSPESMKAEIDRRIGLYTAGSMMPFATIDVATNKAIGMTTFMNMKLENFKVEIGSTWMASSYQGTAINPEAKLLMLSYAFDVLSCNAVELRTHEKNAQSRAAIEKLGAKLDGILRNDMVMANGTLRNTAVYSITKDEWPAVHDGLIARLDDFEQAEES; this is translated from the coding sequence ATGTCACTTCCCGAGATTCCAATCCTGGAGGGCGACTACGTTCGGCTAGAACCTCTCAGTAACGAGCGTGCTGAAGAACTCTCTGCTGCGTGCGAAGATGGCAAACTCCACGAGCTCTGGTACACCGCAATCCCCAGCCCTGAAAGCATGAAGGCGGAAATTGATCGTCGTATAGGTCTCTACACGGCAGGTTCGATGATGCCTTTTGCCACGATTGACGTTGCAACGAATAAAGCCATTGGCATGACCACCTTCATGAATATGAAGCTGGAGAACTTCAAGGTAGAGATTGGATCCACTTGGATGGCCAGCAGCTACCAAGGCACCGCCATCAACCCTGAAGCAAAGCTCTTGATGCTCAGCTATGCCTTTGATGTTTTGAGCTGCAACGCGGTCGAACTGCGCACGCATGAAAAAAATGCTCAGTCCCGTGCCGCAATTGAGAAGCTTGGTGCCAAACTCGACGGCATACTGCGCAATGACATGGTGATGGCGAATGGCACATTGCGCAACACTGCGGTTTACTCCATCACCAAGGACGAGTGGCCTGCCGTGCATGATGGTCTTATTGCTCGTCTTGATGACTTTGAGCAGGCAGAAGAGTCCTAG
- the hisC gene encoding histidinol-phosphate transaminase → MIKQPAHIEKIPAYKPGKSTVDGWDGPVYKLSSNENPYPPLPSVIQAITDAASTMHRYPNMAAPELTTALAARLGVKESEIAFGTGSVEVAGQLIRAFAGHGDEVIYAWRSFEAYPILVRGAGATPVEVPLTADHRHDLSAMLAAITPATKVIFICTPNNPTGTAVSHDELRDFLSQVPAHILVVIDEAYVHFQNDPQAARGLELYREFENVAVLHTFSKAYGLAALRLGYTVARPEVMEGLAKVALPFGVTDIAQAAGVASLAAEPELQERIDVLLDERDKLEAYLATTEWDVPSSQANFVWLAAGEETDSLQSHLMSRGIICRAFSGTGIRISIGSPEANLALIDALDSYSRS, encoded by the coding sequence GTGATTAAGCAGCCTGCGCACATTGAGAAAATCCCTGCCTACAAACCAGGAAAGTCAACTGTGGATGGCTGGGATGGCCCGGTGTACAAGCTCTCGTCGAATGAGAACCCCTATCCACCGCTTCCCTCTGTGATTCAGGCCATCACAGATGCCGCATCAACTATGCACCGCTACCCAAACATGGCTGCGCCCGAACTCACCACCGCATTAGCTGCACGCTTAGGAGTCAAGGAATCAGAAATCGCTTTTGGCACTGGATCGGTTGAGGTTGCTGGACAGCTCATTCGTGCTTTTGCTGGTCACGGAGATGAGGTGATCTATGCATGGCGCTCTTTCGAGGCTTATCCCATCTTGGTTCGTGGTGCTGGGGCAACACCTGTCGAGGTTCCCCTCACGGCCGATCATCGTCATGACCTTTCTGCCATGCTTGCGGCGATTACTCCCGCAACCAAAGTCATCTTCATTTGCACGCCTAACAACCCCACTGGTACAGCTGTTAGCCATGACGAGCTGAGGGATTTTCTGTCCCAGGTTCCTGCTCATATCCTTGTGGTTATTGACGAAGCTTATGTTCACTTTCAGAATGACCCACAAGCGGCACGTGGCCTGGAGCTTTACCGAGAGTTTGAGAATGTAGCTGTCCTGCACACTTTCTCAAAGGCATACGGCCTCGCAGCATTACGTTTGGGATATACCGTTGCACGCCCTGAGGTGATGGAAGGCCTGGCCAAGGTCGCACTGCCTTTCGGAGTGACCGATATTGCTCAAGCCGCAGGGGTCGCTTCGCTAGCTGCAGAACCCGAACTTCAAGAACGCATCGATGTCTTGTTGGATGAACGAGACAAGCTCGAAGCCTACCTCGCAACGACCGAGTGGGATGTTCCCTCCTCGCAAGCGAACTTTGTCTGGCTCGCAGCGGGTGAAGAAACTGATTCTCTTCAATCCCATCTGATGAGCCGAGGAATTATTTGCCGGGCATTCAGCGGCACAGGTATTCGTATTTCTATCGGATCTCCTGAGGCCAACCTTGCTCTCATTGATGCGCTGGATAGCTATAGCCGGAGCTAG
- the rplA gene encoding 50S ribosomal protein L1, translating to MAKKSKAYLAAAAKVEEGKLYTATEAVALAKETGSAKFNSTVEVALKLGVDPRKADQMVRGTVMLPHGTGKTARVIVFATGPAAEAAVAAGADEVGGDELIEKVAAGYTDFDAAVSTPELMGKVGRLGKVLGPRNLMPNPKTGTVTPDVAKAVSDIKGGKIEFKVDKHSNVHFIVGKASFTAEQLSDNINAALEEVVRLKPSSAKGRYIQKGAVSTTFGPGIPLDVASI from the coding sequence ATGGCTAAAAAGTCAAAGGCATATCTTGCTGCTGCCGCAAAGGTAGAAGAAGGCAAGCTGTACACCGCAACCGAAGCAGTCGCACTTGCTAAGGAAACCGGTTCAGCAAAGTTCAACAGCACCGTTGAGGTAGCCCTCAAGCTCGGTGTTGACCCTCGTAAGGCAGACCAGATGGTTCGTGGAACCGTCATGCTTCCTCACGGTACCGGTAAGACCGCACGCGTTATTGTGTTTGCAACCGGTCCTGCTGCTGAAGCTGCTGTTGCAGCTGGTGCAGACGAGGTTGGTGGCGACGAGCTCATCGAGAAGGTAGCCGCTGGCTACACCGATTTCGATGCAGCTGTTTCCACCCCTGAACTCATGGGTAAGGTTGGTCGTCTCGGTAAGGTACTCGGCCCTCGTAACCTGATGCCAAACCCCAAGACGGGAACTGTAACCCCAGATGTTGCAAAGGCAGTGAGTGACATCAAGGGCGGAAAGATCGAATTCAAGGTAGACAAGCACTCCAACGTTCACTTCATCGTTGGTAAGGCATCGTTCACCGCAGAGCAGCTCAGCGATAACATCAACGCAGCTCTCGAAGAAGTTGTTCGCCTCAAGCCTTCATCGGCTAAGGGTCGCTACATCCAGAAGGGCGCTGTCTCGACCACCTTTGGTCCGGGCATCCCACTCGATGTTGCAAGCATCTAA
- the rplK gene encoding 50S ribosomal protein L11 translates to MAPKKKVTGLIKLQIQAGAANPAPPVGPALGQHGVNIMDFCKAYNAATESQRGNIIPVEITVYEDRSFDFILKTPPAAEMIKKAAGVAKGSGTPHTVKVAKLTQAQVQTIAEAKMADLNANDIEAAKLIIAGTARSMGITVEG, encoded by the coding sequence ATGGCACCGAAAAAGAAGGTCACAGGTCTGATTAAGCTTCAGATCCAGGCCGGCGCCGCGAATCCAGCTCCTCCTGTTGGTCCCGCTCTGGGTCAGCACGGTGTGAACATCATGGATTTCTGCAAGGCATACAACGCAGCAACCGAATCACAGCGCGGAAACATCATTCCCGTTGAGATCACCGTTTACGAAGACCGTTCATTCGACTTCATCCTCAAGACTCCACCTGCAGCTGAAATGATCAAGAAGGCTGCTGGCGTTGCTAAGGGTTCTGGTACTCCTCACACAGTGAAGGTTGCCAAGCTCACCCAAGCACAGGTTCAGACCATTGCAGAAGCAAAGATGGCTGACCTCAACGCAAACGACATTGAAGCTGCAAAGCTCATCATCGCCGGAACCGCTCGTTCCATGGGCATCACGGTAGAGGGCTAA
- the nusG gene encoding transcription termination/antitermination protein NusG, whose product MTDSTREDEQLLEAALDALTETDAAAVVDVEADEVIADALDIDTIEEAEAAIVASEDEEEVAEDPYAAFEAELRTLPGKWYVIHSYAGFERKVKHNIENRRASMQLTDFIFQIEVPMEDVVEIKNGQRKMVTRVRIPGYVLVRMDLNEDSWSCVRHTPGVTGFVGNAHNPTPLRFQEAFNMLKPLVEVKDVPTAKAVQAKGGQAVARTPIAEIDFEIGETVVIKEGSFAGLPGSISEIKPESGKLTVLVSLFERETPVELSFDQVTKQ is encoded by the coding sequence GTGACTGATTCGACGCGCGAAGACGAGCAGCTGCTCGAGGCTGCTCTGGATGCACTAACCGAAACCGATGCTGCCGCAGTGGTTGACGTGGAGGCTGACGAAGTAATTGCCGATGCTCTCGACATCGACACCATCGAAGAAGCAGAAGCAGCCATTGTTGCCTCTGAAGATGAAGAAGAAGTTGCCGAAGACCCCTACGCGGCCTTCGAAGCAGAGCTTCGTACCCTGCCAGGTAAGTGGTACGTGATTCACTCCTACGCAGGTTTTGAGCGCAAAGTTAAGCACAACATTGAAAACCGTCGCGCCTCAATGCAGCTCACTGATTTCATCTTCCAGATCGAAGTGCCCATGGAAGACGTTGTTGAAATCAAGAACGGTCAGCGCAAGATGGTCACTCGTGTTCGTATCCCCGGATACGTGCTCGTGCGCATGGACCTCAACGAAGACAGCTGGTCGTGTGTCCGTCACACCCCAGGTGTGACCGGCTTCGTGGGCAACGCACACAACCCCACCCCTCTGCGTTTCCAGGAAGCATTCAACATGCTCAAGCCCCTGGTTGAGGTCAAGGATGTTCCTACTGCCAAGGCTGTTCAGGCCAAGGGTGGTCAGGCTGTTGCTCGTACTCCTATCGCAGAGATCGACTTCGAAATCGGCGAGACCGTGGTTATCAAGGAAGGTTCCTTCGCAGGTCTTCCTGGTTCGATCAGCGAAATCAAACCTGAGAGCGGCAAGCTCACTGTTCTGGTTTCTTTGTTCGAACGTGAGACTCCAGTTGAACTGAGCTTCGACCAGGTCACTAAGCAGTAA
- the secE gene encoding preprotein translocase subunit SecE — MAQDVADEPGEDIVARAKKDRAAKRNPFSRIALFLRQVMGELKKVVTPTRKELINYVLVVLAFVTIMLLIVSAMDAVFGWTVIAVFGDLGATTPAG; from the coding sequence ATGGCGCAAGACGTAGCCGACGAGCCCGGTGAGGACATCGTCGCACGCGCAAAAAAGGATCGTGCTGCCAAGCGCAATCCTTTCTCGCGCATTGCGCTTTTCCTTCGTCAGGTAATGGGTGAACTCAAGAAAGTCGTCACCCCTACCCGTAAAGAACTCATCAACTACGTGTTGGTAGTTCTCGCCTTCGTCACCATCATGTTGTTGATTGTGTCGGCGATGGATGCAGTATTTGGCTGGACCGTAATTGCCGTATTCGGTGACCTCGGCGCAACAACACCTGCTGGCTAG
- a CDS encoding pyridoxal phosphate-dependent aminotransferase encodes MPELKRISSRISAIAESATLKVDAKAKALQAAGRPVISYAAGEPDFSTPAHIVDAALAAVKDPKNYRYTPAAGLPELKQAIAEKTQRDSGWAVDPSQVIVTNGGKQAVYQAFATLLDPGDEVLVPTPYWTTYPEAIKLAGGKQVDVFAGADQNYLVTVDQLEAARTDKTKVLLFVSPSNPTGAVYSPEQTKAIGEWADKHGLWVIADEIYQNLTYDGLKAVSIVDAVPALQDRTILVNGVAKTYAMTGWRLGWMVGPADAIKAAANLQSHLSSNVSNISQRAAIAALTGPQEPVEEMREAFDRRRKLIVEELRKIPGFEVPMPEGAFYVYCDVTGLLNKEWGGVTPTNSLELADLILDQAEVAAVPGEAFGPSGYLRFSYALGDAQLLEGVQRLQKLFGTK; translated from the coding sequence GTGCCTGAATTGAAGCGTATTTCTTCTCGTATTTCCGCCATCGCAGAGTCTGCGACCCTCAAGGTAGATGCCAAGGCAAAAGCCTTGCAGGCTGCTGGTCGCCCCGTTATCAGCTATGCAGCTGGTGAACCAGACTTCTCCACACCTGCTCACATCGTGGATGCGGCGCTGGCTGCGGTGAAAGATCCCAAGAACTACCGTTACACCCCTGCTGCTGGTTTACCCGAACTCAAGCAGGCCATTGCGGAGAAAACTCAGCGCGACAGCGGATGGGCTGTAGATCCCAGCCAGGTCATCGTCACTAACGGTGGGAAGCAGGCTGTCTACCAAGCTTTTGCCACCTTGCTAGATCCAGGTGACGAGGTTCTTGTTCCAACTCCCTACTGGACTACCTATCCCGAGGCCATCAAGCTTGCTGGTGGTAAGCAGGTTGACGTTTTTGCTGGCGCTGACCAGAACTACCTTGTCACCGTGGACCAGCTCGAAGCAGCACGCACAGACAAAACCAAAGTATTGCTTTTCGTCTCCCCCTCGAACCCCACTGGTGCGGTTTACTCCCCTGAGCAGACCAAAGCAATTGGCGAGTGGGCAGACAAGCACGGCCTGTGGGTTATCGCAGATGAGATTTACCAAAACCTGACCTATGACGGCCTCAAGGCTGTCTCCATTGTTGACGCAGTTCCAGCACTTCAGGACCGCACCATCTTGGTCAACGGTGTTGCCAAGACTTATGCCATGACCGGGTGGCGTCTGGGCTGGATGGTCGGCCCCGCCGATGCCATCAAGGCCGCTGCCAATCTTCAATCACACCTGAGCTCTAACGTTTCCAACATCTCCCAACGTGCAGCAATCGCTGCACTCACAGGCCCTCAAGAACCTGTAGAGGAGATGCGCGAAGCGTTCGATCGCCGTCGCAAGCTCATCGTTGAAGAGCTCCGCAAGATTCCTGGCTTTGAAGTTCCCATGCCCGAGGGAGCGTTCTATGTTTACTGCGACGTCACTGGCCTGTTGAACAAAGAGTGGGGTGGGGTTACCCCAACCAACTCTCTTGAGCTCGCTGACCTGATTCTTGATCAAGCAGAAGTAGCCGCGGTACCTGGTGAGGCCTTTGGTCCCAGCGGATACCTGCGCTTTAGCTATGCCCTTGGAGATGCACAACTGCTTGAAGGTGTTCAGCGTCTGCAGAAACTCTTTGGAACAAAGTAG
- a CDS encoding iron chaperone — MAKFENLDEYFASLDDNKAATLRRILDAIATNFPDSTVKLAWNTPQIQIAGQYVFGMSAAKNHLSLAPWSEAAMTSFAERLAPYETTKGLFKVPVDWDVDAELITDLIQARKAELGL, encoded by the coding sequence ATGGCTAAGTTTGAGAATCTTGATGAGTACTTCGCGAGCTTGGATGACAACAAAGCTGCAACACTGCGGCGCATCTTGGATGCAATCGCGACAAATTTTCCAGACTCCACGGTCAAACTGGCCTGGAATACCCCGCAGATACAGATTGCTGGGCAATATGTATTCGGCATGTCTGCAGCAAAGAATCACCTGTCACTTGCTCCGTGGAGCGAAGCAGCAATGACGAGCTTTGCAGAACGGTTGGCTCCCTACGAAACCACGAAAGGCTTGTTTAAGGTACCCGTGGACTGGGATGTCGATGCTGAGCTCATCACTGATCTCATTCAGGCTAGAAAGGCCGAGCTCGGCCTCTAG
- a CDS encoding UDP-N-acetylmuramate dehydrogenase codes for MSTVPLSTLTTMQVGGPARELITATTREQLIEAALNTWDSNEPWLILGGGSNTIVADNGFDGTVIHVCTQGIERQQDISRSPNHSIVRVAAGMNWDELVAWSISEGLVGIEALSGIPGSTGAAPIQNIGAYGQELSTVLRAVEFLDRYTQEITWIPASELALGYRDSVFKQGKEGVILTVELGLSSYGNNQSAPIAFPQLASALGVELGAQVSLEQVRRSVLALRSSKGMVLNPADPDTASAGSFFMNPIVTENFARNLPEDAPRFPVTPDPQDRVLPLGAEVPDLPSKFSQPRLVKLSAAWLIENAGVHKGYRIPGSNAAISTKHTLAITNQGGATAAEVVGLATYVQAMVQSHFGIILRPEPNLIGVEI; via the coding sequence ATGAGCACCGTTCCGCTGTCCACACTGACCACCATGCAGGTGGGGGGTCCGGCGCGCGAACTCATTACCGCCACAACTCGTGAGCAACTCATAGAGGCTGCTCTGAATACGTGGGATTCGAATGAGCCCTGGCTCATTCTTGGCGGTGGATCCAACACCATCGTTGCTGACAATGGGTTCGACGGCACTGTTATCCACGTGTGCACACAGGGTATTGAACGGCAGCAAGACATATCGCGCTCGCCCAACCACAGTATCGTTCGAGTCGCTGCGGGAATGAACTGGGATGAACTTGTTGCATGGAGTATCTCCGAAGGCTTAGTCGGTATTGAAGCACTCTCAGGGATCCCCGGTTCAACTGGTGCTGCACCTATCCAAAACATTGGTGCCTATGGTCAAGAGCTTTCAACAGTTCTTCGCGCAGTAGAGTTCCTCGATCGATATACCCAGGAGATTACGTGGATTCCTGCCTCTGAACTGGCGCTGGGCTACCGTGACTCTGTTTTCAAACAAGGTAAAGAAGGTGTCATTCTCACCGTGGAGTTGGGCCTGTCTTCCTATGGAAACAACCAGTCTGCACCTATAGCTTTCCCTCAGCTCGCCTCTGCGCTGGGTGTTGAGCTGGGTGCCCAGGTATCCCTCGAACAGGTTCGACGATCAGTTCTCGCACTGCGCTCGAGCAAAGGGATGGTTCTCAACCCTGCAGACCCCGACACAGCTAGTGCAGGTTCCTTTTTTATGAACCCCATCGTCACCGAAAACTTTGCGCGTAACCTGCCCGAGGACGCACCACGTTTTCCTGTCACTCCAGATCCACAAGACAGAGTCCTTCCTCTGGGAGCAGAAGTTCCCGACCTCCCTTCAAAGTTTTCTCAACCACGGTTAGTGAAGCTTTCTGCAGCCTGGCTGATTGAGAACGCGGGAGTTCACAAGGGATATCGCATCCCCGGATCAAATGCCGCCATTTCTACTAAACACACTCTGGCCATCACCAATCAAGGTGGTGCCACCGCGGCGGAGGTAGTTGGCCTTGCTACCTATGTCCAGGCCATGGTGCAATCACACTTCGGAATTATCTTGCGCCCAGAACCCAATCTCATTGGAGTGGAGATTTAG